From one Lycium ferocissimum isolate CSIRO_LF1 chromosome 7, AGI_CSIRO_Lferr_CH_V1, whole genome shotgun sequence genomic stretch:
- the LOC132062789 gene encoding acetyl-CoA-benzylalcohol acetyltransferase-like yields the protein MAKLEIQIQTRKMMKPSTPTPNHLQSLSLSFCDQGAPRIYVPILFHYLPSSEWNNEGITERCDKLQKSLAETLTNFYPLAGRFREDEFSIHCNDEGVEYVESKINTDLIEFLREGPKIEPLEDLLPKMDKLSSPLLGVQVNIFNCGGLVIAIQISHVAADAFTLATFLNEWAQASLTGMTTKYCLPRFGHLSSLFPTRVLSGPQFSPPSNIGPKIVTKRFVFDALAISKLKDRINSSATFTRPTRVVVVMSLIWKVLVGISSAKHGHSRDSCFLFPINLRGKSNLPSLEHALGNFYVTVVATLEANQLRKELNDFKELNDFVNSIGSTARDTSLSIGKASVDEIISLSINCGTEIINKFGQGDKMDIYACTSWCRFPWYEVDFGWGKPIWVSSVGRPFEIISLFDTKSGDGIEAWVSLKENDMAEFERDPDILSSTSKEAFDSSIWIK from the coding sequence ATGGCCAAGTTAGAGATTCAAATCCAGACAAGGAAAATGATGAAGCCCTCAACTCCTACCCCGAATCATCTTCAGAGCCTCAGTCTTTCATTTTGCGATCAGGGGGCTCCTCGTATATATGTACCAATACTGTTCCACTACTTGCCAAGCAGTGAATGGAACAACGAAGGAATTACTGAAAGATGTGATAAACTACAAAAATCTTTGGCTGAGACCTTAACCAATTTTTACCCTCTAGCAGGAAGATTTAGAGAGGATGAATTCTCAATTCACTGCAATGACGAAGGTGTTGAGTATGTTGAATCCAAAATCAATACGGATCTTATTGAGTTTCTCCGTGAAGGACCCAAGATTGAGCCTTTGGAAGATCTTCTTCCAAAAATGGATAAGCTATCAAGTCCATTACTTGGTGTCCAAGTGAACATATTCAACTGTGGAGGACTAGTCATAGCGATACAAATTTCACATGTCGCAGCTGATGCTTTCACTTTAGCAACATTTCTCAATGAATGGGCACAAGCTAGCCTTACAGGGATGACGACAAAATATTGTCTTCCAAGGTTCGGTCACTTGTCATCGCTCTTCCCCACAAGAGTGCTATCGGGACCTCAATTCTCACCACCATCCAACATAGGCCCTAAGATTGTCACGAAGAGATTTGTGTTTGATGCTTTGGCAATATCAAAGCTCAAAGACAGAATCAATTCAAGTGCCACATTTACGAGACCTACTCGAGTGGTAGTTGTTATGTCATTAATATGGAAGGTTCTTGTGGGCATTTCGTCAGCCAAACATGGACATTCGAGGGACTCTTGTTTTTTGTTTCCTATtaatttgaggggaaaatcAAATTTACCATCTTTGGAACATGCTCTAGGGAATTTCTATGTGACTGTAGTTGCCACTCTTGAGGCAAACCAGTTAAGAAAGGAGTTAAATGACTTTAAGGAGTTAAATGACTTTGTTAACTCTATAGGAAGTACAGCAAGGGACACATCTCTAAGCATTGGTAAGGCAAGCGTCGATGAAATTATCTCTCTGTCCATTAACTGTGGGACAGAAATCATTAACAAATTTGGTCAAGGAGATAAGATGGACATTTATGCCTGCACTAGTTGGTGCAGATTCCCCTGGTATGAAGTAGACTTTGGTTGGGGAAAGCCAATTTGGGTGAGCAGTGTTGGCAGACCTTTTGAAATAATTAGTCTGTTCGACACAAAAAGTGGTGATGGAATAGAAGCATGGGTTAGTTTGAAGGAGAATGACATGGCTGAATTCGAGAGAGATCCTGATATTTTGTCCTCCACTTCAAAAGAAGCATTTGATTCCTCGATTTGGATAAAATGA